The sequence GCCGAAGCGGGCCAGGGCGGTCGGGCCGGTGCAGAAGTCGTTCTGCACGTCCACGACGACCAGGGCCGTGCGCTCCCCCGTCGGGCCGGTCATGAGCCGCCGGCCAGGGCGGCGTCCGACGGTGTCCCGGCGCCGGGGGTGTCGAGGGCGTCGAGCAGGGCGTCGGCCACGGCGGTGGTGGAGTGCCGGCCGCCGAGGTCGGGCGTGGATATGCCCCGTTCCTCCAGGATCCGCAGCGCCTTCTCGACGGCCTCGACCGCGCCGGTTCGTCCGGCGTGTCCCTCGGCGACGCGCGCGGCGGCGCGGATGGTCGCCACCGGATTGACGAGGCCCCGGCCCGCGATGTCGTCGGCGGAGCCGTGCACCGTCTGGTACTCGGTGAGTCCGGCCAGCGCCGGGTCGAGGAAGACGTTCTCGGTGCAACGGTTCTCCTGCCGGTCGGAGCCGAACCGGTCGAGGAGCATGACGTGCATGATGTCGGCCCATTCGTTCCCGGCGATCAGCAGCGTCCGGTCGGGCAGGCCGTGGGTGATGAGGTTGCGGTTGACCGTGTCCGGCTGGAACAGGCCGATCTCCACGCCGAGTTCCGCCGCGAGTTCGCTCACCCAGGCGTCCAGCGCGCCGTCCAGGAGATGGAACTTGTACGCCATGACGACGCGGCCGATCCGCCCGTCCGGCCACTCCTGCCGGGCCCGGCGCAGGGCGTAGCGGACCACGCTGCGGGTGATCTCCCGGCCGAAGGTCATGGTGCGGGTGATCTCGCCGGGCGTGTGCGCGTTCTCCCCGGTGTAGAACCCCTGTGCCTGGTCGCGCACCAGCAGCAGGGAGCGGCCGTCGGCGCCGAGGAGGTCCACCTTGACGGCGCGCAGGCGCCGGCGGACGAGGTACAGGGACTGGGCGTTGACGGCGGTCCGGAAGACCGCCGTCGTGCCCCGCTCGGCACGGGTGCGGCAGAACCGTTCGTAGTGGTCGGCGTCCGCGGCGGTCAGCTCGCGGATCCGGGCGATGTCGGGTTCGCCGCGCAGCGAGTGGTAGGAGTGGTAGAGCCGCGGGGAGCGCTCGATCGTCACGGTGCCCGGGTGCCCGGCGGTCAGCGCGCCGAGCACCCGCTCGAAGACGTCCGCGAGTTCGGGTCCGGTGCCCCGGCCCACGGCCAGTCCGATGACGGGGGCGCTCGGGTCGTGGGTCACTGGCCGGTGCCCGTGGTGAGGTGGTCGCCGGGGATGCCGGACTTCTCGGGGCGGTAGTAGTCGCGGATGCCGTCGGCCCAGGTGACCACGGGGACGCGGTCGCCGTGGACCGGCTCGAAGGCGTCGAACAGGGCCTCGATGTTGGGGCGCTGGAAGCCGATGGCCGTCATCAGGGCGACGAAGTGCGGGCGTTCGACATAGCCGTCGCCGTCCGGGTCGCCCAGCGCGGCGAGGGATTCGGCGAACTCGTTGACGGTGACGTCGAACCTCTGGGGGTCGAGCACGATGGCGTTGAACTCCTCGGGGCTGACCTGCCCGTCGCCGTCGGCGTCCAGCTCGGTGCGCAGGGTGTCCCAGTAGCCCTGGAACGCCTTGAGCATCCGGTGCTTCGCGCCGTCCGCGGCCTCGGGCACGGCCTCGACCACCCGCCTGCCCATCAGCTCGAAGTCCCCGGGGTCCAGGACGCCGTTGCCGTTGGCGTCGAACAGTGAGAAGACGAGCTCGACGCGGTTGTTCGCCTCGGTGGTGGCCATGGTGTTTTCCCCTCCGGTCGTACGGTGCTCAAGAACCGCCGGTCTTCGCGGGCCCGGCGGCGGCTCCACTATCGGCTCGCCACCGGCTCCCGGTGAGAAAAAGCCGCCCAAGTGCCCCCGAAGGAAGGAATTTCCCGGCCGGAGGCATGAACCACCCGATCTTGGAAAGCGCCCCGTCTCCACCCCTGTCAACCGCCCTCCCGCCCGGCCCCGCCGTCCTCCTCGAACGGCTCGTCGCTCCACCGGAACCACGCCCGGTCCCCCTCGATGCGCAGCAGGAACTCGGGGACCGGCCCCGCGGGGGGACGCGAGGGTGACCCGGCGCCGTATCTCCTCGTACACGAGATCGGCCCCCTCCCAGTCCTCCTCGTCCATCAGGACCAGCTCCCGGGCGAACAGCTCGCGTACGGCGGCGAAGCCGGCGGCGGGGGTGAACGCGCCGTTCAGCCACGGGAAGCCTGCCTCTTCGATCACGATCTCGCCGACCGGCTCCTCGCCGGACCGCACACGCCACACCTGGTCCTCGAACCCCATGGCCCCTCCTCCGTCCCGCCGCCGGTCACCGCGCGCTCAGCATGTCACCCGGCACTGACAGCGCCCTCGGCCCGGTAGAAGATGTCCAGCTCCTCCTGGGCGGCCTGTTCGGCGCCGCCCTGCGCGACGGCCCGGCGGGCGGGCGCGTCGAGGGTGACGGAGTGGACGCGGCTCAGCAGGCCGAGGAAGACGGCGTCGTCCGGTTCCGGGGGTGAAGACCAGGCGGCCGGGGCGCTCGGGCAGGCCGCAGGCCGGGGTCCAGCGGCAGAGGAAGCGCTCGACCAGGGGCGTGTAGCCGGCCATGCGCGCCGCGGTGGCGCGGGTCTCGGCGGCGGCCCGCAGCCCCGGGTCGTCGCGCCAGCCGCCCGGCAGGTCGAGTTCGAGCTCGTCGGGGCGCCAGGGCGCGGTCCGCAGCGGTTCGGCGCCGGCCGTCTCCTCGCCCTCGGCCACGTCCAGCCAGTTGATCAGCAGTGGTTCGGTGTCCGCGGCGCGCCCCCACCGGGCGGCGCGGGCCACGGTGCGGCCGTCGCGCAGGGCGACGCGCTGCCATACGGGGCGGAAGGTGACCAGCCGGTGCTTCTCGGCGAGGGCCAGCGGGTCGGGCATGGTGTGGAACAGGTGTGCACGGTGCGCGTCGCTCACACGCTGACCAGGCCGCTCGGCCGACGTCCGTCGGTTGTCCGTACCGCTCATCCGCGTACGGGGGAGCGACCGACGGGCCCTCCTCCCGGGGGCGGCGTAGCGTGGGCTTGTGCTATCGGTGCGCGCATGGTCCTCGCGAAGGAGCCAGGAGGATCGCGGCTGGCTGCGGGGCGCGCCGCCGCCGTGGTGGATCCGGCTGCTGCCGGTGCTGCTGCTGGTCGGGGTGACGCTGGCCTCGACCGTCACCACCCACGCCGGCGACCTCGGATTCCTGCTGGGCGCGATCCCGCCGCTGGCGGTCCTGTCGTACGGCCCGCTCGTCACCGCCCTGCTCGGCGTCCTGGTGGTCGTGGCCCTGAACGTGCCCGAGACCCATCTGAACCGGCCCGGCAACACCGATCTGCTCACCATCGTCTTCGTCGCCCTGCTCAGCGTGTTCGTGTCGTTCGTGCGCAGCCGCCGCGACGCCCAGCTCCAGGTGGAGCGCACGATCGGCGAGGCCGTGCAGCGGGCGGTGATGCCGCCGCTGCCCGAGCGGGTCGGGCGTGTCGGCTGCACGGGTTTCTACCGGGCGGCGGAGAACGGCACGCTGGTGGGCGGGGACTTCTTCGATGTGCGCGAAGGGCCGTACGGCGTACGGGCGGTGATGGGCGATGTGCGCGGGCACGGGCTGGCGGCGGTCTCGACCGTGGTGTCCCTGCTGGGCGCTTTCCGGGAGGCGGTCCTGGACCAGCAGGACCTGGAGTCGGTGGCGGCCCGGATGGACCGCCGGCTGGAGACGGACGCGGCGGGCACGCCGGACGGGGAGCTGTTCGCGACGGCGGTGCTGGTGGAGTTCCCGGCCGGCGCGCCCACGATGCGGGTGGTGGCCTGCGGGCATCCGGCGCCGGTCCTGCTGCGGGAGGGCGACGCGCGGGAGATCACCGCGACACCCGGCGCCCCGCTGGGGATCGGTCTGGTCGGGGCCGATCCGCCGAAGGAGGTCACGGTGCCGCTGGAACCGGGCGACCGGCTGCTGGTGGCCTCCGACGGGGTGTGGGAGGCACGGAACCGCTCCGGGGTCTTCTATCCGCTGCCGGACCGGCTGGCCGCCCTCGCGGACACCCGGGACGGCGAGCTGCCCACCGCCGTGTGGGACGACCTGGCGCGGCTGCGCTACGAGGTCCGCGACGACGCGACGATGCTGGTCCTGGCCCCGGTGCCGGGCGGCCGGCCCGCCTGACCCGGTCGGCAGGCCCGCGTCCGCGCCGTACCAGGGCGGGCTCTTCGCCCGGCCCCGGTCACCCCACGTCCCACAGGAACCGGTGGGTGTGAATGCCGAAGTACGGGAAGGACCTGATCTCGCGGACGCCCTCGATCGGGCGGACCACGTCGTTGACGAGGTCCAGCAGGGCCTTCGGGCCGGGCGCGACCACCTCGGCGAAGAGGTCGAAGCCGCCGGAGGTGAGCACCGAGTACACGACCTCGGGCCGCTCGGCGAGGGCGTCGGCGACGGCGCGCGGGTCGCCGTCCACGCCGATGCCGAGCAGTGCCATGGCCTGGCCGCCCATCGCCATCGGGTCGGTGACGCCGACCACTTGGACGGCCCGGGAGTCCAGCAGCCGCTGGAGCCGCTGCCGGGCCGCCGAGGCGGACAGGCCCACCTTGGGTCCGAGGTCGGCGTAGGCGATACGGCCGTCGGTCTGGAGTTCGCGCAGGATGGCCCGGTCGATGTCGTCCATGGCCGTCATCATGCCTCTTTGCTCATCCCGCCAGTTCGGCGAGGGCGGCGGCGAACACCTCGGTGTGCCGGTCGACGTCCTGCTCGGTGGTGTCGGGGCACATCAGGGCCATGTTGTGGAACGGGGTGAGCAGGATGCCCCGGTTGGCGAGGTAGAGGTGCAGGAAGTCCTCCAGCCCGGCGTCGGCGGCCGCCGCGGACTCGGTGCCGGTGCGCGGCGCGGGCGCGGTGAAGCGGTACTCGGTCCGCGCTCCGAGCCGGCTCACCGACCAGGGCAGGGCGTACGCCTCGATGCCGGAGCGCACGCCCGCCTCGAAGCGTTCGCACAGCTTGCCCATCCGGTCGAACGCCTCGTCGGTGAGGACGTGTTCGAGGGTGGCGCGGGTGGCCGCGACCGACAGGGCGTTGCCCGCGAGGGTGCCGCCGACGCCGCCCATGTCGACGAGGTCGAGGTCGGCGCGGGCCAGCAGCCGGTCGGCCAGCTCGGCGGAGAGGCCGTAGGCACCGGCCGGGATGCCGCCGCCGATGGCCTTGCCGATGGTGAGCATGTCCGGTTCCAGGTCCCAGGCGCCGGTGCAGCCGCCGGGGCCCGCGGAGAAGGTGTGCGTCTCGTCGTTGATCAGCAGCGTGCCGTAGCGCCTGGTCAGCTCGCGGACACCGGCGAGGTAGCCGGGTTCGGGCAGCACGATGCCGATGTTGGTGAGGGCGGGTTCCATGAGGACCGCGGCCACGTCGCCGTGGGCGAGTTCGCGCTCCAGCGCGGCGAGGTCGTTGAACTCGGCGACCCGGCTGGTGAGGGTCACCTCGCAGGGCGCGCCGACGTTCCCGGGGCGGGCGGTGCCCTCGCCGTCCGGGCCGGTGACGATCAGCGACTCGTCCACGCTGCCGTGGTAGCAGTAGCTGTTGAAGAGGATCTTCGGGCGCCCGGTGACGGCGCGGGCGAGCCGGATCGCCCAGCGGTTGGCGTCGGTCGCGGTGAGCGAGAAGCTCCAGCGGGCCGGGCCGAAGCGCCGGGTCAGCTCGGCGCCGACCCACTCGGCGTCCTCGGTGGGCAGCATGGCGGTGGCGCCGCCGAGTCCGGCGAAGCGCCGCTGGACCGCCTCGGTGACCGCCGCGGGCGAGTGGCCCGCCATCGCTCCGGTGTCGCCGAGGCAGAAGTCGATGTACTCGTGCCCGTCCACATCGCTCACCCGGGCGCCGCGCGCCCCCGCCAGATACCGGGGGAAGGCTCCGGCCGTCTTGTTCATCCAGGTCATCGGCACCCGGCCGAAGAGATGGCCGGCCCCGGCGTACGCGGCGCGCGAGCGCGGGTTACGACGCTCGGCCTCGGCGCTCTCGCGGGCCAGGAGGGTGCGCAGGCGGGTGCGGTCCATGGAAAACCTCGCTGAATCGGTCGACGGAACAGCGTGAGGCTACGACCGGAACCATGTCCTTCTCAAGAGCTTGGCGCATGATTCGATCGCTGAGACACTCGAATCATGCGTCATAGCGGCACGCCACGCTCGGAAGGGTGACCTCTCCCCTTCGTCCGGCTGACGAATCGGCACGCGGAGTTCGAACGCTTCGACAGAAACGCCAGGCCGCGCCACCCCTTCCGCCGCATAGAAATATCTACGAACATGCATATGCCGGGTTGCTGTGCGGACGCACCGAGTGCCCGAGAACGCGGAGCAGTGCATGACGAACACGATGTGGATGCGGGGCGTGGAGTGGCTGGCGGCATCGGCGGCCGACCCGCGCGCGTGCAAGTGGGAGTGGGATCACGGGGAGGGGATCGCACTGCTGGAGGCGGGGCGCTTCTGGGACGTGCTCAGCGTTCCCGAGCGGCTGGGGCTGCTCACCCTGGACCTGCTGTGGCGGCCCGCGCTGCCGGTGCCGGGCCCGACCCTGGTGGACCTCACGGCCGGCCGGGTCGGCTTCTTCCTGCCGCCGGACCCGGACGGGGGCTGGGTCGGCGCGGGGCTTCGCTACGCGACCAGGGGCTCCTGGGTCGCCGTACCGCCGCCCTACCGGCCCGCCCGCTCCCTGGAGTGGCTGGTACCGCCCGACGGCACCGGCATCCTGCACTCCCCCGGCACCCTGGAGGACGCCCTGCGGCAGGCCAACGGCACACTGACCGTCCTCGCCGCCCCGCCGCGCGGGCCGCAGGAGTCCTAGCGGGCGGCCCGGACAGGTGCGGTACGACGCCTCAGGTGCGCTCGGGCTCCGGCCCGGCGGTGCGCAGGGCGAGGCTCGCGAGACCGGCGAGCGGGGCCCCGACCGGCCCCCCGTCCCGGTCGTGCCCCGCTGAGAAGTGAACTTACGTGCGACACACGGTCCGTACCAGCGCACCGGTGCCCGGCGCCACGCGCGTAGCACTCACCGGTGCACAGCCGCGTCCGCTTGGTCCCGGTTCGCCGTGCCGAGGGCGGGGACGGGGAGTTCACCGGTGACGAGATGGGCGAGGACGACCTCGTACAGATCGGTGCCCCCGGCCAGCAGCCGGCGCTCCAGGACGGGTTCGGCGGCCCGCACATGCTCCCGTACGGTCTGGGCGTGCACCCCCCGCGCCGTCGCGGCGGGCCCGGCGTTGGCGTCGGCGGCCAGCCAGGCGCGCAGGGTGCCGCGCAGATCCCGGCCGTCGGCGTCGAGGCGCCCGAGCAGCCCCTCGGCCCAGGAGCGCAGCGCGTCCCCGCCGAGCAGGTCCGCGAACCCGGTCGGCGCGGCGGGGGCGCTGCCCTCGGTGTCGTACGGGCCGTGCGCCGCCTCGGTGTTGAGCGCGATGTGCGCCACCGCGCGCACGGCCAGGGCGGAGAAGTCGGCGCCGAGGAGCGCGGCGACCCGGTCCATGCGGGCGCGCACCGTGTTGCGGCTGACGCCGAGCACCTTGGCCGTGCTCACGGCGGTGAACTCCAGGCCCAGCCGGGTGGTGGCGAGCAGTTCGGCGCGCACGTGGTACGGCAGCGTGTCGAGCGGACGCAGCACGGCGGCCGACCAGGCGTGCAGCGCGGCCGGGTCCATCAGGCGGGCGGGGCGGGTGCGTTCGGCGTAGACGGCGGTCCGCTCCGGGCTGAAGCGGGCCACGGCGAGGGCGGTGACGGCCTGTCCGTAGGCGGTGGCGGTCAGGGCGAGGCGCTGGCGGGGGCTGCCGCCGAGGTAGGTGCCGGGCCGTACGGCGACCAGGGAGCGCAGCCGCTCCTCCACCTCGGTGGCCGGGCCGAGCACGATGACGTGCTCGTCCATCGCCGGGCAGCGCACCACGAGGGCGCCGCCGCTGGTGGCCGCCCCGCAGTCGTCGGCGAGCCGGTCGCGTTCGGCGGCGGTGCCCTCGATGACGTACACACGGGCGGTGTCGTTCTCCAGCAGTCCGGGCCACAGTCCCGCGGCGACCCGGCGGGCGGAGACGATGTCCTCCACCATCAGCAGTTGCAGGATGGCGAGGCGCAGATCGGCGGTGGCCCGCCGCAGCCGGTAGCCGGCGTGTGCCAACTCGCGCTCGCGCAGCAGGAGTTCGAGTATGCCCGCGGTGTGCCCGAGGATGTCGGTGGTGTGCCGGTCGAAGGGCTCGGGGCGGGCCACGGCCAGTACGGCGGAGGCGGCCGGGGCGGGGCCCGGGTGCCGTATCCCGACCAGGCGCACATGGCGGGTGCCGTCCTCCAGCGCGGCGGCGGAGACCCGGCCCGCGGCCACCTCGGCGACGACGGCGGGGTCCAGGGCGGGCCGCTCCCCCGCTTCGGCGAGGAGGGCGCCGCGCGCGTCCTGGAGACGCACCGCGGATCCGGTGCTGCGGGCGAGCCAGGCGATCAGCCGGTCGAGACCGCGCCCCGCGGGGCGCAGCTGGTCGAGCAGCTCGCGCGCCCAGGCGCTGTCGGTTCCGTACGACGGCCGGGACACCGGCTCCTCCTCCGTTCGGCGGGCCACGTGTCCCTCCCCTGTCTTTCCTGTCGGCCGATGTTCGCAGCGGGACGTTACCCGACGGTTCACCTGGCCGTCCGGCCGGACATGGCTCCGCCGGCGACCCGGGGGGGTGGGGCCGCCGACGGAGGCAACGCCTCCGGGGCCGGGGGGAGGGCTCCGGATGGCTCAGGGTTCGGGTGCCCGCCGGTACCGGGGATACACCAGGGGATTTTCCGGGGTCGCACCAGGGGATTCCCGGGGATCCCGGGGCGCCGCGGACCGGGTGCGCGCGGGGCTACCGGGGTTCGTGCGCCAGGCGGTCCGTGCGACAGACGGCGCACCCCGCTGCCCGCGTCGCCCCGGGCGACGGCATAAGCTCGGTGAATGGCGAAGTACTTCGATGTGCACCCCGAGAACCCGCAGGCCCGCAGCATCGCGCAGATCGCCGACTCGGTGCGGTCGGGGGCGCTGATCGCATATCCGACCGACTCCTGCTACGCGCTCGGCTGCCGGCTGGGCAGCCAGGACGGCGTGGACCGGATCCGGGCCATCCGCCGGCTGGACGACCGCCATCACTTCACGCTGATGTGCCGTGACTTCGCGCAGCTCGGGCAGTTCGTGCGGGTGGACAACGATGTGTTCCGGGCCGTGAAGGCGTCCACCCCCGGCAGCTACACCTTCATCCTCCCGGCCACCCGTGAGGTCCCGCGCAAGCTGATGCACCCGAAGAAGAAGACCGTGGGTGTGCGCATCCCGGACCATGTGGTCACCCAGGCGCTGCTGGCCGAGCTGGGCGAGCCGCTGCTGTCCAGCACGCTGCTGCTGCCGGACGAGGAGGAGCCGATGACCCAGGGCTGGGAGATCAAGGACCGCCTCGACCATGTGGTGGACGCGGTGGTCGACTCCGGGGAGTGCGGCACCGAGCCGACCACGGTGGTCGACTTCTCCGGTGGCGAGGCGGAGATCGTGCGGCGGGGCGCGGGCGACACGTCACGGTTCGAGTGACGGCGGGGGGGCGGTTCGGCGGACCGCCCGCGAGGGTCCGGATCTTGCGTGGCAGCATGAGTTCCGCCCGCTCGCGCCGCCTGTTCGCGCAGGACACCGGCGTACCCGGGCACCCGCCGCCCGCCATCCCTTCCCGCCATC is a genomic window of Streptomyces sp. WP-1 containing:
- a CDS encoding Lrp/AsnC family transcriptional regulator — encoded protein: MDDIDRAILRELQTDGRIAYADLGPKVGLSASAARQRLQRLLDSRAVQVVGVTDPMAMGGQAMALLGIGVDGDPRAVADALAERPEVVYSVLTSGGFDLFAEVVAPGPKALLDLVNDVVRPIEGVREIRSFPYFGIHTHRFLWDVG
- a CDS encoding EF-hand domain-containing protein, with the translated sequence MATTEANNRVELVFSLFDANGNGVLDPGDFELMGRRVVEAVPEAADGAKHRMLKAFQGYWDTLRTELDADGDGQVSPEEFNAIVLDPQRFDVTVNEFAESLAALGDPDGDGYVERPHFVALMTAIGFQRPNIEALFDAFEPVHGDRVPVVTWADGIRDYYRPEKSGIPGDHLTTGTGQ
- a CDS encoding transaminase, translated to MDRTRLRTLLARESAEAERRNPRSRAAYAGAGHLFGRVPMTWMNKTAGAFPRYLAGARGARVSDVDGHEYIDFCLGDTGAMAGHSPAAVTEAVQRRFAGLGGATAMLPTEDAEWVGAELTRRFGPARWSFSLTATDANRWAIRLARAVTGRPKILFNSYCYHGSVDESLIVTGPDGEGTARPGNVGAPCEVTLTSRVAEFNDLAALERELAHGDVAAVLMEPALTNIGIVLPEPGYLAGVRELTRRYGTLLINDETHTFSAGPGGCTGAWDLEPDMLTIGKAIGGGIPAGAYGLSAELADRLLARADLDLVDMGGVGGTLAGNALSVAATRATLEHVLTDEAFDRMGKLCERFEAGVRSGIEAYALPWSVSRLGARTEYRFTAPAPRTGTESAAAADAGLEDFLHLYLANRGILLTPFHNMALMCPDTTEQDVDRHTEVFAAALAELAG
- a CDS encoding isocitrate/isopropylmalate family dehydrogenase encodes the protein MTHDPSAPVIGLAVGRGTGPELADVFERVLGALTAGHPGTVTIERSPRLYHSYHSLRGEPDIARIRELTAADADHYERFCRTRAERGTTAVFRTAVNAQSLYLVRRRLRAVKVDLLGADGRSLLLVRDQAQGFYTGENAHTPGEITRTMTFGREITRSVVRYALRRARQEWPDGRIGRVVMAYKFHLLDGALDAWVSELAAELGVEIGLFQPDTVNRNLITHGLPDRTLLIAGNEWADIMHVMLLDRFGSDRQENRCTENVFLDPALAGLTEYQTVHGSADDIAGRGLVNPVATIRAAARVAEGHAGRTGAVEAVEKALRILEERGISTPDLGGRHSTTAVADALLDALDTPGAGTPSDAALAGGS
- a CDS encoding helix-turn-helix domain-containing protein, with amino-acid sequence MARRTEEEPVSRPSYGTDSAWARELLDQLRPAGRGLDRLIAWLARSTGSAVRLQDARGALLAEAGERPALDPAVVAEVAAGRVSAAALEDGTRHVRLVGIRHPGPAPAASAVLAVARPEPFDRHTTDILGHTAGILELLLRERELAHAGYRLRRATADLRLAILQLLMVEDIVSARRVAAGLWPGLLENDTARVYVIEGTAAERDRLADDCGAATSGGALVVRCPAMDEHVIVLGPATEVEERLRSLVAVRPGTYLGGSPRQRLALTATAYGQAVTALAVARFSPERTAVYAERTRPARLMDPAALHAWSAAVLRPLDTLPYHVRAELLATTRLGLEFTAVSTAKVLGVSRNTVRARMDRVAALLGADFSALAVRAVAHIALNTEAAHGPYDTEGSAPAAPTGFADLLGGDALRSWAEGLLGRLDADGRDLRGTLRAWLAADANAGPAATARGVHAQTVREHVRAAEPVLERRLLAGGTDLYEVVLAHLVTGELPVPALGTANRDQADAAVHR
- a CDS encoding PP2C family protein-serine/threonine phosphatase, whose protein sequence is MLSVRAWSSRRSQEDRGWLRGAPPPWWIRLLPVLLLVGVTLASTVTTHAGDLGFLLGAIPPLAVLSYGPLVTALLGVLVVVALNVPETHLNRPGNTDLLTIVFVALLSVFVSFVRSRRDAQLQVERTIGEAVQRAVMPPLPERVGRVGCTGFYRAAENGTLVGGDFFDVREGPYGVRAVMGDVRGHGLAAVSTVVSLLGAFREAVLDQQDLESVAARMDRRLETDAAGTPDGELFATAVLVEFPAGAPTMRVVACGHPAPVLLREGDAREITATPGAPLGIGLVGADPPKEVTVPLEPGDRLLVASDGVWEARNRSGVFYPLPDRLAALADTRDGELPTAVWDDLARLRYEVRDDATMLVLAPVPGGRPA
- a CDS encoding L-threonylcarbamoyladenylate synthase, which translates into the protein MAKYFDVHPENPQARSIAQIADSVRSGALIAYPTDSCYALGCRLGSQDGVDRIRAIRRLDDRHHFTLMCRDFAQLGQFVRVDNDVFRAVKASTPGSYTFILPATREVPRKLMHPKKKTVGVRIPDHVVTQALLAELGEPLLSSTLLLPDEEEPMTQGWEIKDRLDHVVDAVVDSGECGTEPTTVVDFSGGEAEIVRRGAGDTSRFE